A region of Pseudomonas putida DNA encodes the following proteins:
- a CDS encoding GlcG/HbpS family heme-binding protein gives MNVLNLKVAVSLVNAALAAGRKINAAPLTVAVLDAGGHVLALQREDGASLIRPEVATGKAWGAIALGKGSRLLALDAQQRPAFFAALNGLGERPVVPAPGGVLIRDQDGKVLGAVGISGDTSDIDEQCAISAIEEVGLKADAGVAA, from the coding sequence ATGAACGTTCTGAACCTGAAAGTCGCGGTAAGCCTGGTCAATGCCGCGCTGGCCGCAGGCCGCAAGATCAATGCGGCGCCTTTGACCGTGGCGGTGCTGGATGCTGGCGGGCACGTGCTGGCGCTGCAGCGCGAGGATGGCGCCAGCCTGATTCGCCCGGAAGTGGCCACGGGTAAGGCCTGGGGTGCGATTGCCCTGGGCAAGGGCTCGCGCCTGCTGGCGCTGGATGCGCAGCAGCGGCCGGCGTTTTTTGCCGCGTTGAATGGGCTGGGGGAGCGGCCGGTGGTGCCGGCGCCGGGGGGCGTGCTGATTCGTGATCAGGACGGCAAGGTGCTGGGTGCGGTGGGGATCAGCGGGGATACGTCGGATATCGACGAGCAGTGTGCGATCAGTGCGATCGAGGAGGTGGGGTTGAAGGCGGATGCAGGGGTGGCTGCCTAA
- a CDS encoding ureidoglycolate lyase, producing the protein MRTLMIEPLTKEAFAPFGDVIETDGSDHFMINNGSTMRFHKLATVETAEPEDKAIISIFRADALDMPLTVRMLERHPLGSQAFIPLLGNPFLIVVAPVGDAPVSGLVRAFRSNGRQGINYHRGVWHHPVLTIEKRDDFLVVDRSGSGNNCDEHYFTEEQMLILNPHQ; encoded by the coding sequence ATGCGCACCCTGATGATCGAGCCCCTGACCAAAGAAGCCTTCGCCCCGTTCGGTGACGTGATCGAAACCGATGGCAGTGACCACTTCATGATCAACAACGGCTCGACCATGCGCTTTCACAAGCTCGCCACGGTCGAAACCGCCGAGCCTGAAGACAAGGCGATCATCAGCATCTTCCGCGCCGACGCGCTGGACATGCCGCTGACCGTACGCATGCTGGAACGCCATCCGCTGGGCAGCCAGGCTTTCATCCCGCTGCTCGGCAACCCCTTTCTGATCGTGGTCGCGCCCGTTGGCGATGCACCTGTATCAGGTTTGGTCCGCGCCTTCCGCAGTAACGGCAGGCAGGGCATCAATTACCATCGCGGCGTCTGGCACCACCCGGTGCTGACGATCGAAAAGCGGGATGATTTCCTGGTGGTTGATCGCAGTGGTTCTGGCAACAACTGCGATGAGCATTACTTCACCGAGGAACAGATGCTGATCCTCAATCCCCACCAATAA
- the uraH gene encoding hydroxyisourate hydrolase, translating to MGRLTTHVLDAAHGCPGSSIKVELYRVEGQQLELVNTALTNSDGRVDAPLLQGDDYRTGVYQLQFSAGDYYRARGVQLPAQAFLDVVVLRFGIDEQQDHYHVPLLISPYSYSTYRGS from the coding sequence ATGGGACGTTTGACCACACACGTACTGGATGCCGCGCATGGCTGCCCGGGCAGCTCGATCAAGGTCGAGCTGTACCGTGTCGAAGGCCAGCAGCTGGAGCTGGTGAACACCGCCCTGACCAACAGCGATGGCCGCGTCGATGCGCCGTTGTTGCAGGGTGACGATTACCGTACTGGCGTTTATCAGTTGCAGTTCAGCGCTGGCGATTACTACCGCGCTCGCGGTGTGCAACTGCCGGCCCAGGCGTTTTTGGATGTTGTCGTGCTGCGCTTTGGCATCGACGAGCAGCAAGATCACTACCACGTGCCCCTGCTGATCTCGCCGTATAGCTATTCGACCTATCGCGGAAGCTAG
- a CDS encoding LTA synthase family protein, with amino-acid sequence MRTTLAAPWRYLVLLCSLWFGIFLLTRFVLLVTHLDEVSGNYFSLFLDGAIYDLSFLVYAALPLGLYLALCPTSLWRTRAHRGLLAGLLVVSLFVMLFVAVSEWLFWDEFGVRFNFIAVDYLVYSKEVLDNIRESYPLPTLLSAIALFAVILAVLLRKPLAKALSGPGVNLRQRLLGIALLAALGGLNVLVIDQQFPRGQGGNAYQRELASNGPYQFFAAFRNNELDYTQFYASLDATDVGAHMHQELAEPNARFQGQEPQDIRRHISADGPQRTPNIILVTIESFSAKYMGSNGDARNLTPNLDALRRESLYFNNFYATGTRTDRGLEAITLSIPPTPGRSIVKRIGRESGYASLGQQLTARGYDAVFVYGGRGYFDNMNAFFSGNGYRIVDQSSIDESEISFKNAWGMADEDLYRQTLKLADADHAKQQPFFLQLMTTSNHRPYTYPEGRIDIPSGEGREGAVKYTDHAIAQFLREAKGKPWFDNTLFIFVADHTAGSAGVEDLPVSNYQIPLWIYAPKLIEPREDAKLASQIDLAPTLLGLLNIDYTSTFFGRDLLKDDALPPRVLIGNYQHLGLFDGNNLAILSPRGGMRVHEDALGNSRETTVGNDNLLIRRAIAYYQSAAYGFNQGLLAWKPEDSGVAVSP; translated from the coding sequence ATGCGCACTACCCTCGCCGCCCCTTGGCGCTACCTGGTACTACTTTGTTCACTCTGGTTCGGCATTTTCCTGCTGACGCGGTTTGTATTGCTGGTCACCCACCTGGACGAAGTCAGTGGCAATTACTTCTCATTATTCTTAGACGGCGCAATTTACGACCTGAGTTTCCTCGTCTACGCAGCCCTGCCACTGGGTCTGTACCTCGCGCTTTGCCCAACCTCCTTGTGGCGTACACGCGCCCACCGCGGGCTGCTGGCCGGGCTCTTGGTAGTCAGCTTGTTCGTGATGCTGTTCGTCGCAGTGTCGGAATGGCTGTTCTGGGACGAATTCGGCGTACGCTTCAACTTCATCGCCGTCGACTACCTGGTTTACTCCAAGGAAGTACTGGACAACATCCGCGAATCCTACCCATTGCCCACGCTGCTCAGCGCTATCGCGTTGTTTGCGGTGATACTCGCGGTGCTGCTGCGCAAACCGCTGGCCAAGGCCCTGTCAGGCCCCGGCGTAAACCTGCGTCAACGCCTGTTGGGTATTGCCTTGCTGGCGGCCCTGGGAGGCTTGAACGTGCTGGTGATCGACCAGCAGTTTCCGCGTGGCCAGGGCGGCAACGCCTACCAGCGCGAGCTGGCCAGCAATGGGCCGTACCAGTTCTTCGCGGCCTTCCGTAACAATGAACTGGACTACACGCAGTTCTATGCCAGCCTCGACGCCACTGACGTGGGCGCGCACATGCATCAGGAACTGGCCGAACCCAACGCCCGCTTCCAGGGCCAGGAGCCTCAGGACATTCGCCGCCACATCAGCGCCGATGGCCCGCAGCGCACCCCGAACATCATCCTGGTAACCATTGAAAGCTTCAGCGCGAAATACATGGGCAGCAACGGCGACGCGCGCAACCTCACGCCAAACCTCGACGCTTTGCGCCGTGAGAGCCTGTACTTCAACAATTTCTACGCCACCGGCACCCGCACCGACCGCGGCCTGGAAGCCATCACCCTGTCGATCCCGCCAACCCCAGGGCGCTCGATCGTCAAACGCATCGGCCGCGAAAGCGGCTATGCCAGCCTCGGCCAGCAGTTGACGGCCAGGGGTTACGACGCCGTGTTCGTCTACGGCGGGCGCGGCTACTTCGACAACATGAACGCGTTCTTCAGCGGTAATGGTTACCGCATCGTTGACCAAAGCAGCATCGATGAAAGCGAAATCAGCTTCAAGAACGCCTGGGGCATGGCCGATGAAGACCTGTATCGGCAAACCCTCAAGCTGGCCGATGCCGACCATGCCAAGCAACAGCCGTTCTTCCTGCAGCTGATGACCACGTCCAACCACCGCCCTTACACCTACCCGGAAGGCCGAATCGACATCCCCTCAGGTGAAGGCCGTGAAGGTGCGGTGAAATACACCGACCACGCCATCGCGCAATTTTTGCGCGAGGCAAAGGGCAAGCCGTGGTTCGACAACACCCTCTTCATCTTCGTCGCTGACCACACTGCTGGCAGCGCAGGTGTCGAAGACCTGCCGGTGAGCAACTACCAGATCCCGCTGTGGATCTACGCACCGAAGCTCATCGAACCCCGTGAGGACGCCAAGCTGGCCAGCCAGATCGACCTGGCGCCAACCCTGCTCGGCCTGCTCAACATCGACTACACCTCGACGTTCTTCGGCCGCGACCTGCTCAAGGACGATGCCCTGCCACCGCGTGTACTGATTGGCAACTACCAGCACCTGGGCCTGTTCGACGGCAACAACCTGGCTATCCTCAGCCCACGCGGTGGCATGCGCGTGCATGAAGATGCCCTGGGCAACAGTCGCGAAACCACGGTTGGCAACGACAACCTGCTAATACGTCGGGCCATTGCCTATTACCAGAGCGCCGCCTACGGCTTCAACCAGGGCCTGCTTGCCTGGAAACCAGAGGACAGCGGCGTGGCCGTCAGCCCCTGA
- a CDS encoding outer membrane protein OmpK — MRTINSLILAGGLLACGTTFGGDLLQWQNNSLTYLWGKNFKVNPEIQQTVTFEHADGWKYGDNFIFVDKIFYQGKKDSGNGPNTYYGEISPRLSFGKIFDQKLAFGPVKDVLLAMTYEFGEGDTESYLIGPGFDLDIPGFDYFQLNFYQRTTDGSRAGDNVWQITPVWSYTIPVGSSDILIDGFMDWVVDNDENRRGTYQANLHFNPQVKYDLGKALHLGEKQLYVGFEYDYWKNKYGIKDSDAFTTDQNTASFLVKVHF, encoded by the coding sequence ATGCGTACCATCAACAGCCTGATCCTCGCGGGCGGCCTGCTGGCCTGCGGCACCACCTTCGGCGGCGACCTGCTGCAGTGGCAGAACAACAGCCTCACCTACCTGTGGGGCAAGAACTTCAAGGTCAACCCCGAAATCCAGCAAACCGTCACCTTCGAGCATGCCGATGGTTGGAAGTACGGCGACAACTTCATTTTCGTCGACAAGATCTTCTACCAGGGCAAGAAAGACTCGGGTAACGGCCCGAACACCTACTACGGTGAAATCAGCCCACGCCTGTCGTTTGGCAAGATCTTCGACCAGAAGCTGGCGTTCGGCCCGGTCAAGGATGTGCTGCTGGCGATGACCTACGAGTTCGGCGAGGGTGATACCGAGTCCTACCTGATCGGCCCTGGCTTCGACCTCGACATCCCAGGCTTCGACTACTTCCAGCTGAACTTCTACCAGCGCACCACCGACGGCAGCCGCGCCGGTGACAACGTCTGGCAGATTACCCCGGTATGGTCCTACACCATTCCGGTGGGCTCGTCCGACATTCTTATCGACGGTTTCATGGACTGGGTGGTGGACAACGACGAGAACCGTCGCGGCACCTATCAGGCCAACCTGCACTTCAACCCGCAGGTCAAATACGACCTGGGCAAGGCGTTGCACCTGGGTGAGAAGCAGTTGTATGTAGGTTTTGAATACGACTACTGGAAGAACAAGTACGGCATCAAAGATTCCGACGCGTTCACCACTGATCAGAACACTGCAAGCTTCCTGGTAAAAGTGCACTTCTAA
- a CDS encoding TetR/AcrR family transcriptional regulator, which translates to MSTIRERNKELILRAASEEFADKGFAATKTSDIAAKAGLPKPNVYYYFKSKDNLYREVLESIIAPIMQASTPFNADGDPKEVLSAYIRSKIRISRDLPHASKVFASEIMHGAPHLSPNQVEQLNEQARHNIECIQGWIERGQIANVDAHHLMFSIWAATQTYADFDWQISAVTGKAKLAESDYDAAAETIIRLVLKGCEPEAA; encoded by the coding sequence ATGAGCACCATTCGCGAGCGCAACAAGGAACTGATCCTGCGCGCAGCCAGCGAGGAATTCGCCGACAAGGGCTTCGCCGCCACCAAGACCAGCGATATCGCGGCCAAGGCCGGCCTGCCCAAGCCAAACGTGTACTACTACTTCAAATCCAAGGACAACCTCTACCGCGAGGTCCTGGAGAGCATCATCGCGCCGATCATGCAGGCCTCGACGCCGTTCAATGCCGACGGTGACCCGAAGGAAGTGCTGAGTGCGTACATCCGCTCGAAAATTCGCATTTCCCGCGACCTGCCGCATGCCTCCAAGGTGTTCGCCAGCGAGATCATGCACGGCGCGCCGCATTTGTCGCCCAACCAGGTCGAGCAGCTCAACGAGCAGGCGCGGCACAACATCGAGTGCATCCAGGGCTGGATCGAGCGTGGGCAGATTGCCAATGTGGACGCGCATCACCTGATGTTCAGCATCTGGGCGGCGACCCAGACCTATGCCGATTTCGATTGGCAGATTTCAGCGGTGACGGGCAAGGCCAAGTTGGCCGAGAGTGATTATGATGCGGCGGCCGAGACCATCATTCGGCTGGTGCTCAAGGGTTGTGAGCCTGAGGCGGCCTGA
- the puuE gene encoding allantoinase PuuE, translating to MSADYPRDLIGYGNNPPHPQWPGNARIALSFVLNYEEGGERNILHGDKESEAFLSEMVAAQPLQGQRNMSMESLYEYGSRAGVWRLLKLFKDSGVPLTVFAVAMAAQRHPDVIRAMAEAGHEICSHGYRWIDYQNMDEAQEREHMLEAIRILTELTGERPVGWYTGRTGPNTRRLVMEEGGFLYDSDTYDDDLPYWEPNNPTGKPHLVIPYTLDTNDMRFTQVQGFNCGEQFFQYLKDAFDVLYEEGAEAPKMLSIGLHCRLVGRPARLAALKRFVDYAKSHDQVWFARRADIARHWHTTHPYKKENA from the coding sequence GTGAGCGCTGACTATCCTCGCGACCTGATCGGTTACGGCAACAACCCACCTCACCCGCAATGGCCGGGCAACGCCCGCATTGCGCTGTCTTTCGTCCTCAATTACGAAGAAGGTGGCGAGCGCAACATCCTGCACGGTGACAAAGAGTCCGAAGCCTTCCTGTCCGAGATGGTCGCCGCCCAGCCGTTGCAGGGCCAGCGCAACATGAGCATGGAGTCGCTGTACGAGTACGGCAGCCGTGCCGGCGTGTGGCGCCTGCTCAAGCTGTTCAAGGACAGCGGCGTACCGCTGACCGTGTTCGCCGTGGCCATGGCCGCCCAGCGCCACCCCGACGTGATCCGCGCCATGGCCGAAGCCGGCCACGAGATCTGCAGCCACGGCTACCGCTGGATCGACTACCAGAACATGGACGAGGCGCAAGAGCGCGAGCACATGCTCGAAGCCATCCGCATCCTCACCGAACTGACCGGCGAGCGCCCGGTGGGCTGGTACACCGGCCGCACCGGCCCGAACACCCGCCGCCTGGTGATGGAGGAAGGTGGCTTCCTCTATGACAGCGACACCTACGACGACGACCTGCCCTACTGGGAGCCGAACAACCCGACCGGCAAGCCGCACCTGGTGATCCCCTACACCCTGGACACCAACGACATGCGCTTCACTCAGGTACAGGGCTTCAACTGCGGCGAGCAGTTCTTCCAGTACCTTAAAGACGCCTTCGATGTGCTGTACGAAGAAGGCGCCGAAGCACCGAAGATGCTTTCCATCGGCCTGCACTGCCGCCTGGTCGGCCGCCCAGCGCGCCTGGCCGCGCTCAAGCGTTTCGTCGACTACGCCAAAAGCCATGACCAGGTCTGGTTCGCCCGTCGCGCGGACATCGCCCGCCACTGGCACACCACCCACCCGTACAAGAAAGAGAACGCCTGA
- a CDS encoding urate hydroxylase PuuD, with the protein MEAHLHEWLNLSIRWVHMITGVAWIGASFYFVWLENNLNRSNPRDGLSGDLWAIHGGGIYHLEKYKLAPPKMPENLHWFKWEAYFTWMSGIALLCVVFYWNPTLYLLAPGSTLSGAEGVAIGIGSLVAGWFIYDLLCDSPLGKRPMLLGGVLFVLIIAACWGFSLVFSGRGAYLHTGAIIGTIMVGNVFRIIMPAQRQLVAAIEANTTPDPRLPAKGLLRSRHNNYFTLPVLFIMISNHFPSTYGSQYNWLILAGIAVAAVLIRHYFNTRHDSAKYAWTLPVGALAMICLAYVTGPKPMAVSPEQAAAKVEYQPLPATAVGGKTAAELRAEEATKAAEAPAAAPAQATAQAGGDSFDKIHNVIQERCTVCHSSKPTSPLFSAAPAGVMFDTPQQIQAQAARIQAQAVASQIMPLGNITQMTTEERKLVGDWIAKGAPVN; encoded by the coding sequence GTGGAAGCACACCTTCACGAATGGCTGAACCTGAGCATTCGCTGGGTTCACATGATCACCGGTGTCGCCTGGATCGGTGCATCGTTTTACTTCGTCTGGCTGGAAAACAACCTGAACCGGAGCAATCCGCGTGACGGGCTGTCGGGTGACCTTTGGGCCATCCACGGCGGTGGTATCTACCACCTTGAAAAGTACAAGCTGGCACCCCCGAAAATGCCCGAGAACCTGCACTGGTTCAAATGGGAAGCCTACTTCACCTGGATGTCCGGTATCGCCCTGCTGTGCGTGGTGTTCTACTGGAACCCGACCCTGTACCTGCTGGCCCCTGGCAGCACCCTGAGCGGTGCCGAGGGCGTGGCCATTGGTATCGGTTCGCTGGTGGCCGGCTGGTTCATCTACGACCTGCTCTGCGACTCGCCGCTGGGCAAGCGCCCGATGCTGCTGGGCGGCGTGCTGTTCGTGCTGATCATCGCTGCCTGCTGGGGCTTCAGCCTGGTATTCAGCGGCCGTGGCGCGTATCTGCACACCGGCGCGATCATCGGCACCATCATGGTCGGTAACGTGTTCCGCATCATCATGCCTGCCCAGCGCCAGCTGGTAGCCGCGATCGAAGCCAACACTACCCCCGACCCGCGCCTGCCGGCCAAGGGCCTGCTGCGTTCGCGTCACAACAACTACTTCACCCTGCCGGTGCTGTTCATCATGATCAGCAACCACTTCCCGAGCACCTACGGCAGCCAGTACAACTGGCTGATCCTGGCCGGCATTGCAGTGGCTGCGGTATTGATCCGTCACTACTTCAACACCCGCCATGACAGCGCCAAGTACGCCTGGACCCTGCCCGTCGGCGCCCTGGCGATGATCTGCCTGGCCTACGTCACCGGCCCGAAGCCGATGGCCGTCAGCCCTGAGCAAGCTGCTGCGAAAGTCGAGTACCAGCCGCTGCCCGCCACCGCCGTCGGCGGCAAGACCGCTGCCGAACTGCGCGCCGAGGAAGCCACCAAGGCCGCCGAAGCCCCCGCCGCGGCACCAGCGCAAGCCACTGCCCAGGCAGGCGGCGACAGCTTCGACAAGATCCACAATGTCATCCAGGAACGCTGCACCGTGTGCCACTCGTCCAAACCGACCAGCCCACTGTTCAGCGCCGCCCCTGCCGGTGTGATGTTCGATACCCCGCAGCAGATCCAGGCCCAGGCCGCGCGCATTCAGGCGCAAGCGGTTGCCAGCCAGATCATGCCGCTGGGCAACATCACCCAGATGACCACCGAAGAGCGCAAGCTCGTCGGTGACTGGATCGCCAAAGGCGCCCCGGTCAACTGA
- a CDS encoding DUF808 domain-containing protein — protein MAGSSLLVLIDDIATLLDDVSLMTKVAAKKTAGVLGDDLALNAQQVTGVRAEREIPVVWAVAKGSFVNKAILVPAALLISAFIPWAVTPLLMIGGAYLCFEGFEKLAHKFLHSKEEDDAQHQARKEAVADATVDLVAFEKAKIKGAVRTDFILSAEIIAITLGIVADSPLPQQIIVLSGIAIVMTVGVYGLVGGIVKLDDLGLWMTQKASKLSQAVGNGILRAAPYMMKSLSVIGTAAMFLVGGGILVHGIAPLHHAIEAFSEGRGGGLTVALLNGLAGVVAGAVVLAVVSAFSKLWRAIRG, from the coding sequence ATGGCAGGAAGCAGTCTACTGGTACTGATCGACGACATCGCCACGCTGCTCGACGACGTCTCGCTCATGACCAAAGTCGCGGCGAAGAAGACTGCGGGTGTGCTGGGTGACGACTTGGCGCTCAACGCCCAGCAGGTGACCGGCGTGCGCGCCGAGCGTGAAATCCCGGTGGTTTGGGCGGTGGCCAAGGGCTCGTTCGTCAACAAGGCGATCCTGGTGCCGGCGGCGCTGCTGATCAGTGCGTTCATTCCGTGGGCGGTTACGCCCCTGCTGATGATCGGTGGCGCCTACCTGTGCTTCGAAGGCTTCGAGAAGCTGGCGCACAAGTTTTTGCACAGCAAGGAAGAGGACGACGCGCAACACCAGGCCCGCAAGGAAGCCGTGGCTGACGCCACTGTCGACCTGGTGGCCTTCGAGAAGGCCAAGATCAAGGGCGCGGTGCGCACCGACTTCATCTTGTCGGCCGAGATCATTGCCATCACCCTGGGGATTGTGGCGGATTCTCCTCTGCCCCAACAGATCATCGTGCTGTCGGGCATCGCCATCGTCATGACGGTTGGCGTGTATGGGCTGGTGGGCGGCATCGTTAAGCTCGATGACCTGGGCCTGTGGATGACCCAGAAGGCATCGAAGCTGTCTCAGGCGGTGGGTAACGGCATTTTGCGCGCCGCGCCTTACATGATGAAGAGCCTGTCGGTGATCGGCACTGCAGCAATGTTCTTGGTCGGCGGCGGGATTCTGGTGCATGGCATCGCGCCCCTGCATCATGCCATCGAGGCCTTCAGCGAGGGGCGCGGTGGTGGGCTGACCGTGGCCCTGCTCAACGGCCTGGCCGGTGTAGTGGCCGGGGCCGTGGTGCTGGCGGTGGTCAGCGCTTTTTCGAAGTTGTGGCGGGCGATCAGGGGCTGA
- a CDS encoding nucleobase:cation symporter-2 family protein, with the protein MSESRMAYIPVAPPREPLPLFQLILVGLQHVLLMYGGAIAVPLIIGQAAGLSREEVAFLINADLLVAGVATIIQSFGIGPVGIRMPVMMGASFAAVGSMVAMAGMPGVGLQGIFGATIAAGFFGMLIAPFMSKVVRFFPPLVTGTVITSIGLSLFPVAVNWAGGGHEAEAFGSPIYLMVAGLVLAVILLINRFMRGFWVNVSVLVGMGLGYILAGSIGMVDLTGLKDAPWLQVVTPLHFGMPTFSLAPILSMCLVVVIIFVESTGMFLALGKVTDREVTPGMLRRGLLCDAGASFIAGFFNTFTHSSFAQNIGLVQMTGVRCRFVTIVAGALLILLSLLPKAAFLIASIPPAVLGGASIAMFGMVTATGIKILQEADIGDRRNQLLVAVSVGFGLIPVVRPEFFAQMPQWMEPITHSGIAMATVSALVLNVLFNILGGADRAAHNDACHQH; encoded by the coding sequence ATGTCCGAGTCACGCATGGCGTACATCCCTGTTGCGCCGCCGCGAGAGCCTCTGCCCCTGTTCCAACTGATCCTGGTTGGCCTGCAACACGTTCTGCTGATGTACGGAGGCGCGATTGCCGTGCCTTTGATCATTGGCCAAGCCGCCGGATTGTCCCGTGAAGAAGTCGCTTTCCTGATCAACGCCGACCTGCTGGTCGCGGGCGTCGCCACCATCATCCAGTCGTTCGGTATCGGCCCGGTAGGGATTCGCATGCCAGTGATGATGGGCGCCAGTTTCGCGGCCGTCGGCAGCATGGTGGCCATGGCCGGCATGCCCGGCGTCGGCTTGCAGGGGATTTTCGGAGCGACCATCGCCGCCGGGTTCTTCGGCATGCTGATCGCGCCGTTCATGTCCAAGGTCGTCCGCTTCTTCCCACCGCTGGTCACCGGTACCGTCATTACCTCGATCGGCCTGTCGCTGTTCCCGGTGGCAGTCAACTGGGCCGGTGGCGGCCATGAGGCAGAAGCCTTCGGCTCGCCCATCTACCTGATGGTCGCAGGCCTGGTACTGGCCGTGATCCTGCTCATCAACCGCTTCATGCGTGGCTTCTGGGTCAACGTGTCGGTGCTGGTGGGCATGGGCCTGGGTTACATCCTGGCCGGCTCCATCGGCATGGTCGACCTGACGGGCCTGAAAGACGCACCGTGGCTGCAAGTGGTCACCCCACTGCACTTCGGCATGCCGACCTTCAGCCTGGCACCGATCCTGTCGATGTGCCTGGTGGTGGTGATCATCTTCGTCGAGTCCACGGGCATGTTCCTGGCCCTGGGCAAGGTAACCGATCGTGAAGTCACCCCAGGCATGCTCCGCCGTGGCCTGCTGTGCGACGCCGGTGCGTCGTTCATCGCCGGGTTCTTCAACACCTTCACCCACTCCTCGTTCGCGCAGAACATCGGCCTGGTGCAGATGACCGGGGTACGCTGCCGCTTCGTCACCATCGTGGCTGGCGCGCTGTTGATCCTGCTCAGCCTGCTGCCCAAGGCGGCCTTCCTGATCGCCTCGATCCCGCCTGCGGTACTGGGCGGCGCGTCCATTGCCATGTTCGGCATGGTCACCGCCACCGGGATCAAGATCCTTCAGGAAGCGGACATCGGCGACCGTCGCAACCAGTTGCTGGTTGCGGTGAGCGTCGGCTTTGGGTTGATCCCAGTGGTGCGCCCGGAGTTCTTCGCACAGATGCCGCAGTGGATGGAACCGATCACCCACAGTGGCATCGCCATGGCCACGGTCAGCGCCCTGGTGTTGAACGTGCTGTTCAACATCTTAGGTGGTGCCGACCGCGCGGCGCATAACGACGCCTGTCACCAGCACTGA
- the uraD gene encoding 2-oxo-4-hydroxy-4-carboxy-5-ureidoimidazoline decarboxylase, with amino-acid sequence MTAFKTLKPSTLGRDAFVATFADIYEHSPWVAEKAYDLGNLSELDEIEALHQRMSDILLSANHADQLALINAHPDLAGKAAIQGELTESSTNEQAGAGIHQCTAEEFARFTELNDAYKAKFQFPFIMAVKGSNRHQILAAFEKRIHNDSDAEFKEALAQINLIALFRLLQL; translated from the coding sequence ATGACCGCCTTCAAGACCCTCAAGCCATCGACCCTGGGCCGTGACGCGTTCGTCGCCACCTTCGCCGACATCTACGAGCACTCGCCGTGGGTCGCTGAAAAAGCTTATGACCTGGGCAACCTGAGCGAACTGGACGAAATCGAGGCACTGCACCAGCGCATGAGCGACATCCTGCTCAGCGCCAACCACGCCGACCAACTGGCCCTGATCAACGCTCACCCGGACCTGGCCGGCAAAGCCGCCATCCAGGGCGAGCTGACCGAATCGAGCACCAACGAGCAGGCCGGCGCCGGTATCCACCAGTGCACCGCCGAAGAGTTCGCCCGTTTCACCGAGCTCAACGACGCCTACAAGGCCAAGTTCCAGTTCCCCTTCATCATGGCCGTGAAGGGCAGCAACCGGCACCAGATCCTCGCCGCTTTCGAAAAACGCATCCACAACGACAGCGATGCCGAATTCAAGGAAGCCTTGGCGCAGATCAACCTGATCGCCCTGTTCCGCCTGCTGCAGCTGTAA
- a CDS encoding outer membrane protein OmpK, which produces MKRITTSLLLGSSLLATLPSHAGEWLQWHGESLSYLYGKDFKVNPDIQQTITFEHANKWKYGDTFMFVDKIFYNGKADRSKGVTTYYGEFSPRLSLGKMTGHKFEFGPIKDVLIAMTYERGEGDNEAYLIGPGFDLAVPGFNYFTLNFYLRNTEGSRPGDNVWQITPAWSYTIPVGRSDILIDGYMDWVVDNDQTRRGTYHANLQFNPQVKYDLGKALNLGAKQLYVGFEYSYWKDKYGIDSRGNVDSNQSVASALVKVHF; this is translated from the coding sequence ATGAAGCGCATCACCACGTCCCTGTTGTTGGGCAGCAGCCTGCTGGCCACCCTCCCCTCGCATGCAGGCGAATGGCTGCAATGGCACGGCGAAAGCCTGAGCTACCTGTACGGCAAGGACTTCAAGGTCAACCCTGATATCCAGCAGACCATCACGTTCGAGCACGCCAACAAATGGAAGTACGGCGACACCTTCATGTTCGTCGACAAGATTTTCTACAACGGCAAGGCCGACCGCAGCAAAGGCGTGACCACCTACTACGGTGAGTTCAGCCCACGCCTGTCGCTTGGCAAGATGACCGGCCACAAGTTCGAGTTCGGCCCGATCAAGGACGTGCTCATCGCCATGACCTACGAGCGAGGCGAAGGCGACAACGAGGCCTACCTGATCGGCCCAGGCTTTGACCTGGCCGTCCCCGGCTTCAACTATTTCACCCTGAACTTCTACCTGCGCAACACCGAGGGCAGCCGCCCTGGGGACAATGTCTGGCAGATTACCCCGGCCTGGTCGTACACCATTCCCGTGGGCAGGTCCGACATCCTCATCGATGGCTACATGGACTGGGTAGTGGACAACGACCAGACCCGCCGTGGCACCTACCACGCCAACCTGCAGTTCAACCCACAGGTCAAATACGACCTGGGCAAAGCCCTGAACCTGGGCGCCAAGCAGTTGTACGTGGGGTTTGAATACAGCTACTGGAAGGACAAGTACGGCATCGACAGCCGCGGCAATGTGGACAGCAACCAGAGCGTCGCAAGCGCCCTGGTCAAAGTCCACTTCTAA